One part of the Desulfonema ishimotonii genome encodes these proteins:
- the selA gene encoding L-seryl-tRNA(Sec) selenium transferase: protein MGLNEKQQQLLRMLPGVDMILEQTRTASVCETVPKSVLIRSIREVLESFRAEILGGAGVTADRLSGDGVAEAVRKRVAGAMAFRLRRVVNATGVVVHTNLGRSLLADDALENIRAIAGHYSNLEFDLETGRRGLRYSSIEDILCEITGAEAAMAVNNNAGAVLLCLDTLARGKVAIVSRGELVEIGGSFRIPDVMARSGACMKEVGTTNRTHLRDYEGALDADTGLMLKVHTSNYSVVGFTASVSIRDLSALGEKHGIPVMEDLGSGTFIDLSKYGMAKDPTVQESVAAGADVITFSGDKLLGGPQAGIILGKKAVLDRIKKNPMTRALRIDKMTLAALESTLRLYRDPERAVREIPTLRMLTAPLPEIERKAFLMAERLRGLASERLFVTLTDVASRVGGGALPLQELPSKGVAVRIEGLSPNALERRMRAHLPPVIGRIEEDRFTMDFRTVDEDELDIIEAAFADMLQEDI, encoded by the coding sequence ATGGGTTTAAATGAGAAACAGCAGCAGTTGCTGCGAATGTTGCCCGGGGTTGATATGATACTTGAGCAGACCCGGACGGCGTCCGTCTGTGAAACGGTTCCCAAGTCAGTTCTGATCCGCTCTATCCGGGAGGTGCTTGAATCGTTTCGGGCGGAGATTCTGGGCGGAGCCGGTGTGACAGCAGACCGGCTCTCCGGGGACGGGGTGGCGGAGGCCGTCAGAAAACGGGTGGCCGGTGCAATGGCGTTCAGGCTGAGACGGGTGGTCAACGCCACGGGCGTCGTTGTCCACACCAACCTGGGCCGCTCCCTGCTGGCGGATGATGCCCTTGAGAATATCAGGGCCATTGCGGGACACTATTCCAACCTGGAGTTCGACCTGGAAACCGGCAGGCGCGGACTGCGCTACAGCAGTATTGAGGATATCCTGTGTGAAATCACCGGGGCCGAGGCGGCCATGGCCGTGAACAACAACGCCGGCGCGGTGCTGCTCTGCCTGGACACCCTCGCCCGCGGAAAAGTCGCCATTGTCTCCAGGGGAGAGCTGGTGGAGATCGGCGGGTCGTTCCGGATTCCGGATGTCATGGCAAGGAGCGGGGCGTGCATGAAAGAGGTGGGAACCACGAACCGCACCCATCTCAGGGATTATGAGGGGGCCCTGGATGCGGATACCGGGCTGATGCTCAAGGTACATACAAGCAATTACAGCGTGGTCGGATTTACCGCATCGGTTTCGATCCGGGACCTTTCGGCACTGGGCGAAAAGCACGGCATCCCGGTGATGGAGGATCTGGGGAGCGGCACCTTTATCGACCTTTCAAAATACGGAATGGCCAAAGATCCGACCGTTCAGGAATCGGTGGCAGCCGGGGCAGACGTGATCACGTTCAGCGGCGACAAGCTCCTGGGCGGCCCCCAGGCCGGCATCATTTTGGGCAAAAAAGCGGTTCTGGACCGGATAAAGAAAAATCCCATGACCCGTGCCCTGCGGATCGACAAGATGACCCTGGCCGCTCTGGAGAGTACCCTGCGGCTCTACCGGGATCCCGAAAGGGCCGTCCGGGAGATTCCCACCCTGCGGATGCTGACGGCCCCGCTGCCTGAGATTGAGCGAAAGGCCTTTCTGATGGCCGAACGGCTTCGGGGACTGGCATCTGAGCGCCTTTTCGTGACGCTGACGGATGTGGCCTCCCGCGTGGGCGGGGGGGCGCTTCCCCTCCAGGAACTTCCCAGCAAGGGGGTTGCGGTCAGAATTGAGGGCCTGTCTCCCAATGCGCTGGAGCGGCGGATGCGGGCACACCTGCCGCCTGTTATCGGGCGGATTGAGGAAGACCGCTTTACGATGGATTTCAGGACAGTGGATGAGGATGAACTCGACATCATTGAGGCGGCCTTTGCGGATATGCTTCAGGAGGACATATGA
- a CDS encoding tetratricopeptide repeat-containing diguanylate cyclase, translating to MSSQNQQKRYGKCCSAQGFLYYRADGLPPDDPSPKAPPVGLKALSVRFPRIRIGKAFVEDALARLDAFLAFGVLLVRMDAFDRIERDAGEQYATELLTDTARAVAATCEARSGMWGLIERDLFGCFLPDSGAGACHEAADDIRRTLATSGKETLSVGIAVYPLSQFNRPQTLENCRMALDQAILSGPEGTALFSARSLNVSGDRLYRDGDAAGAAEAFKKALMLDPSDVNVRNSLGVCYGGMGALTSALAEFETTAQTGPENPMPVYNAGLVRLMMKKPDAALDDFNRANDMNTGVFEVAFQTGRLYYEMGEYEQAIVFFENAAKISPGSGPAFRYLGECYLTAGKTAAAFTAYRQAVRLAPDDAVALSVLGYLFGALKDEIEIAFLLCRHSVKIAPENGLCHQWLGRLYMDRGQADEAAAAFESAGTLGCDSRQYLREIREQKTQGILNHEKNCV from the coding sequence ATGAGTTCCCAAAATCAACAGAAACGTTATGGGAAATGCTGCTCCGCCCAGGGATTTCTGTATTACCGGGCCGATGGGCTGCCTCCGGATGACCCGTCCCCGAAAGCCCCCCCGGTCGGTTTAAAAGCGCTTTCCGTGAGGTTCCCCCGCATCCGCATCGGCAAAGCCTTTGTGGAAGATGCCCTTGCCCGGCTCGATGCCTTTCTCGCCTTCGGCGTCCTGCTGGTCCGCATGGATGCCTTTGACCGCATTGAACGGGATGCCGGTGAGCAGTATGCAACAGAGCTGCTGACCGATACGGCCCGCGCTGTTGCGGCGACCTGTGAAGCGCGAAGCGGCATGTGGGGGCTGATTGAGCGGGATCTGTTCGGCTGTTTTCTGCCGGACAGCGGGGCCGGGGCGTGTCATGAGGCCGCAGACGATATCCGCCGCACCCTGGCGACATCCGGCAAAGAGACGCTTTCCGTGGGCATTGCGGTCTACCCCCTTTCCCAGTTCAACCGGCCCCAGACTCTTGAAAACTGTCGCATGGCCCTGGATCAGGCGATCCTGTCCGGTCCGGAGGGCACGGCGCTTTTCAGCGCCCGGAGCCTCAATGTCAGCGGCGACCGGCTGTACCGGGACGGTGATGCGGCGGGGGCTGCCGAGGCATTTAAAAAGGCCCTGATGCTCGACCCCTCCGATGTCAACGTCCGCAACAGCCTGGGCGTCTGCTATGGGGGGATGGGGGCGCTGACGTCGGCGCTGGCGGAGTTTGAAACCACGGCCCAGACCGGGCCGGAGAACCCCATGCCCGTCTATAATGCCGGGCTGGTTCGCCTGATGATGAAAAAACCGGATGCGGCCCTGGACGATTTTAACCGGGCCAATGACATGAACACCGGCGTTTTTGAGGTGGCGTTCCAGACGGGCAGGCTCTATTATGAGATGGGGGAATATGAACAGGCCATCGTGTTTTTTGAAAATGCGGCAAAGATCAGCCCCGGGTCCGGCCCGGCCTTCCGGTATCTGGGGGAATGTTATCTCACCGCCGGAAAGACGGCGGCAGCGTTCACGGCCTACAGACAGGCGGTCCGGCTCGCCCCGGATGACGCGGTGGCGCTCTCGGTGCTGGGGTATCTGTTCGGCGCGCTGAAAGATGAGATCGAAATCGCCTTTCTCCTCTGCCGCCACAGCGTGAAGATCGCCCCTGAGAACGGTCTCTGTCACCAATGGCTGGGCAGGCTTTATATGGACCGGGGGCAGGCTGACGAGGCCGCAGCGGCCTTTGAATCGGCCGGGACGCTGGGATGTGATTCCCGGCAGTATCTCCGGGAGATCCGGGAACAAAAAACGCAGGGCATCCTAAACCATGAAAAAAATTGTGTTTGA
- a CDS encoding D-sedoheptulose-7-phosphate isomerase, with amino-acid sequence MKKIVFDILNESLSVKEAFVRENADRIVHGADRIATCLTGGHKLLLFGNGGSAADAQHIAAEFVNRFRIERAPLAAIALTTDTSVLTSIGNDYAFDEIFSKQVRAIGQPDDIALGISTSGNSPNVVGAFKVAREMGLVTVGLTGQGGGKVAEYSDILFAVGSAVTARIQETHITLGHMLCELTDRILFPSAFDSE; translated from the coding sequence ATGAAAAAAATTGTGTTTGACATATTAAATGAGAGTCTCTCGGTAAAAGAGGCCTTTGTCAGGGAAAATGCCGACCGGATTGTCCACGGGGCTGACCGGATCGCCACATGTCTGACCGGCGGGCACAAGCTGCTCCTCTTCGGCAACGGCGGCAGTGCGGCGGATGCCCAGCATATCGCCGCCGAATTTGTCAACCGGTTTCGGATCGAGCGGGCGCCGCTGGCGGCCATTGCCCTGACCACGGACACCTCGGTGCTGACCAGCATCGGGAATGACTACGCCTTTGACGAGATTTTCTCCAAACAGGTCCGGGCCATCGGCCAGCCGGATGATATCGCCCTGGGCATCAGCACCAGCGGCAATTCGCCCAACGTGGTCGGGGCCTTTAAGGTCGCCAGGGAGATGGGGCTGGTAACAGTCGGACTGACCGGGCAGGGCGGCGGAAAGGTTGCGGAATATTCGGATATACTCTTTGCGGTCGGCTCAGCGGTCACGGCCAGGATTCAGGAGACCCACATCACCCTGGGCCACATGCTGTGTGAGCTGACAGACCGGATACTCTTCCCGTCCGCCTTTGATTCCGAATAA
- a CDS encoding deoxyhypusine synthase family protein, which produces MSQSFKPIELKGIRTYSISERKSKVSTDDFAGVWEKGAGFDRFLDSLPDILAASDLKAVINAIATAFENKKTIALGMGAHVIKVGLNPVLIDLMERGILSAVAINGAGIIHDFELALTGQTSEDVAASIGDGSFGMARETCTFLGEAIQKAERESLGLGEAVGRYILEKDLPVAGKSLLAQAARLGVPVTVHIAMGTDIIHMHPQFDPKAAGAASYRDFLTFASVVASLDQGVYLNIGSAVILPEVFLKAITLVRNMGHRVDHLTTVNMDFIRHYRPMTNVVHRPTLEGGKGYNLVGHHEIMLPLIAAGVLERIG; this is translated from the coding sequence ATGTCTCAATCATTTAAGCCCATCGAACTGAAGGGGATCAGAACCTATTCCATCTCAGAGCGCAAAAGCAAGGTCTCCACAGACGATTTCGCAGGGGTCTGGGAAAAAGGGGCCGGGTTTGACCGGTTTCTGGACAGCCTGCCGGACATTCTGGCGGCCAGTGACCTGAAGGCGGTCATCAACGCCATTGCAACGGCCTTTGAAAACAAAAAAACCATTGCCCTCGGCATGGGGGCCCATGTGATCAAGGTCGGGCTGAATCCGGTCCTCATCGACCTGATGGAGCGGGGGATACTCAGCGCGGTGGCCATAAACGGCGCGGGGATCATTCACGATTTTGAGCTGGCCCTCACCGGGCAGACCTCCGAAGATGTGGCCGCGTCCATCGGAGACGGCAGCTTCGGCATGGCCCGTGAGACCTGCACCTTTCTGGGCGAGGCGATTCAGAAGGCCGAGCGGGAGTCCCTGGGGCTGGGCGAGGCCGTGGGGCGGTACATCCTTGAAAAGGATCTGCCCGTGGCCGGTAAAAGCCTGCTGGCCCAGGCCGCCCGGCTGGGGGTTCCGGTGACGGTCCACATTGCAATGGGCACGGATATCATCCACATGCACCCCCAGTTCGATCCCAAAGCGGCCGGCGCGGCCAGTTACCGCGATTTTCTGACCTTTGCCTCGGTGGTCGCCTCGCTGGATCAGGGGGTGTACCTGAACATCGGGTCTGCCGTGATTCTGCCCGAAGTCTTTCTGAAGGCCATCACCCTGGTGCGGAACATGGGCCACCGGGTGGACCATCTGACCACGGTGAACATGGATTTCATCCGCCACTACCGGCCCATGACCAACGTGGTCCACCGGCCCACCCTGGAGGGCGGAAAGGGGTATAATCTGGTGGGACATCACGAGATCATGCTCCCCCTGATCGCCGCCGGGGTGTTGGAGCGGATCGGGTGA
- a CDS encoding FmdB family zinc ribbon protein produces MPIYEYHCSECNKDFEYLVFKSDEIPECPECKGKNVQRLMSACGFVSKGGGGETVSKSAGASSCSGCSAASCAGCGSN; encoded by the coding sequence ATGCCGATTTACGAGTATCACTGCTCTGAGTGCAATAAAGACTTTGAATACCTGGTCTTCAAAAGCGATGAGATTCCGGAGTGCCCGGAGTGCAAAGGCAAAAACGTCCAAAGGCTGATGTCCGCCTGCGGGTTCGTCAGCAAAGGCGGCGGCGGGGAGACTGTCAGCAAATCCGCCGGCGCCTCTTCGTGCAGCGGATGCAGCGCAGCCAGTTGCGCGGGATGTGGTAGCAACTGA
- the hemC gene encoding hydroxymethylbilane synthase — protein sequence MGRQITIGTRGSQLALWQANWVKSALEEKFSDLSVELLIIKTKGDKILDVPLAKVGGKGLFVKEIEEALLDGRIDLAVHSMKDMPADIPEGLCIGAIPERENPRDALVSRHNLPLAELPRGARVGTSSLRRSAQLKSVRPDIEIVSLRGNLGTRLKKLETEDLDAIILAAAGLRRMGFEDRITECLDETVMLPAVGQGALCIESRENDPEIGPLMAALNHGETRTVVLGERAFLNRLEGGCQVPIACHGELSADGGFALTGLVASLDGMTVIRERLSGPAAECERIGVALAEQLLAQGAEEILESLKETDENNNR from the coding sequence ATGGGCAGACAGATTACAATCGGAACGCGGGGGAGCCAGCTTGCCCTGTGGCAGGCCAACTGGGTGAAGTCCGCCCTTGAGGAAAAATTTTCAGACCTGTCGGTTGAGCTGCTCATCATCAAAACCAAGGGCGACAAGATTCTCGATGTGCCCCTTGCCAAGGTCGGTGGAAAAGGCCTCTTTGTCAAGGAGATCGAGGAGGCCCTGCTGGACGGGCGGATTGATCTGGCGGTCCACAGCATGAAAGACATGCCTGCCGACATCCCGGAAGGCCTGTGCATCGGCGCGATCCCGGAGCGGGAAAACCCCAGAGACGCACTCGTCTCCCGGCACAATCTGCCCCTGGCGGAACTGCCCCGAGGCGCACGGGTGGGAACCAGCAGCCTGCGGCGGTCGGCCCAGTTGAAAAGTGTGCGGCCGGATATTGAGATCGTCTCCCTCCGGGGCAATCTCGGCACCCGCCTGAAAAAACTGGAAACGGAAGATCTCGACGCCATCATTCTGGCAGCCGCCGGGCTTCGGCGCATGGGCTTTGAAGACCGGATCACCGAATGTCTGGATGAAACCGTTATGCTGCCGGCCGTGGGACAGGGGGCGCTCTGCATCGAGTCCCGGGAAAACGACCCGGAGATCGGTCCGCTGATGGCGGCCCTGAATCACGGGGAGACCCGGACGGTGGTTCTGGGGGAGCGGGCCTTTCTGAACCGGCTGGAGGGCGGGTGTCAGGTGCCCATTGCCTGTCACGGAGAACTGTCGGCGGACGGGGGCTTTGCCCTGACCGGCCTGGTGGCCTCCCTGGACGGCATGACCGTGATCAGAGAGCGCCTGTCCGGGCCGGCTGCGGAATGTGAGCGCATCGGCGTGGCACTGGCGGAACAGCTTCTGGCGCAGGGGGCTGAGGAAATACTGGAAAGTCTGAAGGAAACCGATGAAAACAACAACAGGTAA
- the cobA gene encoding uroporphyrinogen-III C-methyltransferase, with protein MKTTTGKVYLVGAGPGDPGLITVKGRECIETADVVIYDYLASPTLLRYVPEKAEQIYVGKKGGDHTLSQDGINQLLAEKALAGNVVTRLKGGDPFIFGRGGEEAEVLIDAGIPFEVVPGVTSAIAASAYAGIPLTHRDFTSTLAFVTGHEDPTKKESGIEWASLAKGIGTLVFFMGVKNLPHITRNLMTHGMAADTPVALIRWGTTPKQVSLTGTLENIVERVAAARLKAPAIIVVGGVVTLHERMRWFENRPLLGRRVVVTRARQQASDLVRQLTDMGADCLECPTINVIPPTDRAPLDAAIGRLADYDWIVFTSVNGVKFFFDRLFETGRDVRALHRLRTAAIGPVTAKRLRDFGLNSDIIPESYQAESVVAAFENEAVSGQKILLPRAQEARPILPVELDRMGATVDEVPVYRTVQADDNADLLVEGLKNGGIDMVTFTSSSTVRNFRALLPADEDLTALMKDVVVASIGPITSDTARELGFDVRITAEEFTIPGLCEAIRQYSEGE; from the coding sequence ATGAAAACAACAACAGGTAAAGTGTATCTGGTAGGGGCCGGTCCCGGCGATCCGGGGCTGATTACGGTAAAGGGCCGCGAATGTATTGAAACGGCGGATGTGGTGATCTACGACTATCTGGCATCCCCGACGCTGCTCAGATACGTACCGGAAAAGGCCGAGCAGATCTACGTGGGAAAAAAGGGCGGGGATCACACCCTGTCCCAGGATGGTATCAATCAGCTTCTGGCTGAAAAGGCCCTGGCCGGAAACGTCGTCACGCGGCTCAAGGGCGGCGACCCCTTTATCTTCGGGCGCGGCGGCGAGGAGGCCGAGGTGCTGATTGACGCGGGCATCCCCTTTGAGGTCGTGCCGGGCGTCACCTCCGCCATTGCCGCATCGGCCTACGCCGGCATTCCCCTGACCCACCGGGATTTCACCTCCACCCTGGCCTTTGTCACCGGCCACGAGGATCCCACCAAAAAGGAGTCGGGCATTGAATGGGCCTCCCTTGCCAAGGGCATCGGCACCCTTGTCTTCTTCATGGGCGTGAAAAACCTGCCCCACATCACCCGAAACCTGATGACCCACGGCATGGCCGCAGATACGCCGGTGGCCCTGATCCGCTGGGGCACGACGCCGAAACAGGTCTCTCTCACCGGCACCCTGGAAAATATTGTGGAACGGGTGGCGGCCGCCCGGCTCAAAGCCCCGGCCATCATTGTGGTGGGCGGCGTGGTCACGCTGCATGAGCGGATGCGGTGGTTTGAAAACCGGCCTCTGCTGGGGCGCCGCGTGGTGGTGACCCGTGCCCGGCAGCAGGCCAGCGATCTGGTGAGACAGCTCACCGACATGGGCGCGGACTGTCTGGAATGTCCCACCATAAATGTGATTCCGCCGACGGACCGGGCGCCGCTGGATGCGGCCATCGGGCGTCTGGCCGACTATGACTGGATCGTCTTTACCAGCGTCAACGGCGTAAAATTCTTCTTTGACCGGCTCTTTGAGACGGGACGGGATGTCCGGGCGCTGCACCGGCTCAGAACAGCGGCCATCGGCCCGGTGACGGCAAAGCGACTGCGGGATTTCGGGCTGAACAGCGATATTATCCCGGAGAGTTATCAGGCCGAATCGGTGGTGGCGGCCTTTGAAAACGAGGCGGTCAGCGGCCAGAAAATCCTGCTGCCCCGCGCTCAGGAGGCCCGCCCGATTTTGCCCGTGGAACTGGACCGCATGGGCGCGACCGTGGATGAGGTGCCGGTCTACCGCACGGTGCAGGCCGACGACAACGCCGACCTTCTGGTGGAGGGCCTGAAAAACGGCGGGATTGACATGGTCACCTTTACCAGCTCCTCCACGGTGAGGAACTTCAGGGCGCTTCTGCCTGCGGATGAGGATCTGACTGCGCTGATGAAGGATGTGGTGGTGGCCAGCATCGGTCCTATCACATCGGATACGGCCAGGGAACTGGGGTTTGACGTGCGGATCACAGCAGAGGAATTCACCATTCCGGGGCTGTGCGAAGCGATCCGGCAGTACTCTGAGGGCGAATAA
- the hemW gene encoding radical SAM family heme chaperone HemW, which yields MIKHQCDESGGIYIHIPFCIRKCAYCDFYSVSDLSLMPGFVRALEREMAMRAAEFPDPCDTLYLGGGTPSVMTPTHVRRLIAAARCHFDLLPEAEITIEANPGTVSRRSLAEYRRAGVNRINFGVQSFRDDHLCFLGRIHSAQAAVQSLTWARQAGFDNMGLDLIYGLPGQSQAEWREALGRATEFRPEHLSCYMLTYEPGTPLDRRRTDGAFQPLEEARSGDLLDLTIGFLETHGYEQYEISNFARSEEFRSRHNQKYWAFAPYIGLGPSAHSFLPPRRFWTPRSVTEYLRAIDAGTAPTAGTETLTREQQIMEAVYLGLRTTGGISVATFEERFGLRFEATFGPVLARLRKDGLIRADADCCALSRKGMRFLDSVTSMLVCQEF from the coding sequence ATGATAAAACATCAGTGTGATGAATCCGGGGGGATATATATTCATATCCCCTTTTGCATTCGGAAATGCGCCTATTGCGATTTCTATTCCGTCAGCGACCTGTCGCTGATGCCCGGATTTGTCCGGGCCCTTGAACGTGAGATGGCCATGCGGGCCGCAGAGTTTCCCGACCCGTGCGATACCCTCTATCTGGGCGGGGGAACGCCGTCGGTGATGACGCCCACGCATGTCCGTCGGCTTATTGCGGCCGCCCGGTGTCATTTTGATCTGCTGCCGGAGGCGGAGATCACCATCGAGGCAAACCCCGGCACCGTCTCGCGCCGCTCCCTTGCGGAATACCGACGGGCCGGCGTCAACCGCATCAATTTCGGGGTGCAGTCTTTCCGGGATGACCACCTTTGCTTTCTGGGCCGCATCCACTCCGCCCAGGCCGCAGTGCAGTCGCTGACATGGGCACGGCAGGCCGGGTTCGATAACATGGGGCTGGATCTGATCTACGGACTGCCGGGCCAGTCCCAGGCCGAGTGGCGGGAAGCGCTGGGGCGCGCAACGGAATTCCGGCCCGAACATCTCTCCTGCTACATGCTCACCTATGAACCGGGGACGCCCCTGGACCGACGACGGACCGATGGCGCGTTTCAGCCCCTTGAAGAGGCCCGCTCCGGCGATCTGCTGGATCTGACCATCGGATTTCTGGAGACACACGGGTACGAACAGTATGAAATTTCCAACTTTGCCCGGTCCGAAGAATTCCGCTCCCGGCACAATCAGAAGTACTGGGCCTTTGCCCCCTATATCGGTCTCGGCCCCTCGGCCCACTCCTTTCTCCCGCCCCGACGGTTCTGGACCCCCCGGTCTGTGACAGAATATCTGCGGGCCATTGACGCGGGAACGGCCCCGACTGCGGGAACGGAAACCCTGACGCGGGAACAGCAGATCATGGAGGCGGTTTATCTGGGATTGCGGACCACCGGGGGCATCTCCGTGGCAACATTTGAAGAGCGGTTCGGGCTTCGCTTTGAAGCGACCTTCGGGCCGGTGCTGGCGCGGCTGCGGAAAGACGGACTCATCCGGGCGGATGCGGACTGCTGCGCCCTTTCCCGGAAAGGGATGCGGTTTCTGGACAGCGTGACATCCATGCTGGTCTGCCAGGAATTTTAG
- a CDS encoding DUF2333 family protein, whose product MENLDNDNKGSDDVKTEGGGKKGFFASGRLIFGVLITLVLLWCVWTVFGFFDDHFSDPEVTLAPTSHPTKIATDTHTAPDAAHQNKKAMLPGKNQQPSSQTNSPAAPSYAKKENDNAPKSVAVPHVAPSVFSSEVPGITFVTACIKPLDYELNERFWGWRPNDMLRVTDNVNNFQLGVLEVTRRTTVALAETISRTGSTAAYVPSLEFAMNWFMIKPTKYWFPSAESKYQEGLDELRNYLKMLNRGEAPFYRRVDNLVPLFKAYESILGSCDENLVKNLGEISFFKADDYFYYTKGVASAMATILEATAEEFHETIESVQGADVLHHAVEALHHAAHTEPLIVLEGSPSSLLANHRANMAAPISHARFYLGVLNVALTGNI is encoded by the coding sequence ATGGAAAACTTGGACAACGATAACAAGGGCAGCGATGATGTGAAAACAGAGGGCGGTGGCAAGAAGGGGTTCTTCGCCTCCGGGCGTCTCATCTTCGGCGTCCTGATAACGCTGGTGCTGTTGTGGTGTGTCTGGACAGTCTTCGGCTTTTTTGATGATCACTTTTCGGACCCGGAAGTCACCCTGGCCCCGACATCTCACCCGACAAAAATCGCCACTGACACCCATACGGCCCCCGACGCCGCACATCAGAATAAAAAGGCCATGCTGCCCGGAAAAAATCAGCAGCCGTCATCCCAGACCAACAGCCCGGCAGCACCGTCATACGCAAAAAAAGAAAACGATAATGCCCCGAAAAGCGTTGCCGTGCCCCATGTGGCCCCGTCGGTATTCAGCTCTGAAGTTCCGGGAATAACATTTGTGACGGCCTGCATCAAGCCCCTTGACTATGAACTGAATGAGCGGTTCTGGGGGTGGCGGCCCAATGACATGCTCAGAGTCACGGACAACGTGAACAACTTCCAGCTGGGCGTCCTCGAAGTCACCCGGAGAACCACAGTGGCCCTGGCGGAAACCATTTCCAGGACTGGCAGCACCGCCGCCTATGTACCGAGTCTTGAGTTTGCCATGAACTGGTTCATGATCAAACCCACAAAGTACTGGTTCCCCTCGGCAGAGAGCAAGTATCAGGAAGGGCTGGATGAGCTGAGAAATTATCTTAAAATGCTGAACCGGGGAGAAGCCCCGTTTTACCGCAGGGTGGACAATCTGGTTCCCCTGTTCAAGGCCTATGAGAGCATTCTGGGAAGCTGTGATGAAAATCTGGTGAAAAATCTCGGAGAGATCAGCTTTTTCAAGGCCGACGATTATTTTTATTATACCAAAGGGGTTGCCAGCGCCATGGCCACCATACTGGAGGCCACTGCCGAAGAGTTCCATGAAACCATTGAGTCGGTTCAGGGCGCAGATGTGCTTCACCACGCCGTAGAGGCCCTGCACCATGCCGCCCATACGGAACCGCTGATCGTGCTGGAGGGCAGCCCGTCCAGCCTTCTGGCAAACCATCGCGCCAATATGGCCGCGCCCATCAGCCATGCGCGCTTTTATCTCGGCGTCCTGAATGTCGCCCTGACCGGCAATATTTAG